A segment of the Manihot esculenta cultivar AM560-2 chromosome 13, M.esculenta_v8, whole genome shotgun sequence genome:
AAGTCAAACAAACCTTTAACTCTGTGTGGACTAATAGTAACTATTACGCAGTCGAAGACGACTGAAATTAGTGCTGGATACTTCAATAAGATAATACCATACCCTAATTCTATTCTAACAAATTTGAGGAGGAAATTTCGCAATATCTACCCTCAAATTTTGTTTTTCTCCAAAAGTTTTCAAAGCAACTTTAAATCATGTCAATGTGATTCAATCCTCTCTATGATAGTAGGAACTTCACTTGTTGTACAGGTAGACGAAACTGAAGATAAAGAAGCCAGCCATCTGCAGCAAACAGCATAAAATGAtttagtgcatgcacacacGCATATTAACTGAGTTTTTGAGAGCGAATGAGAGTACCGTGGCAAAAGAAGCTCCATAATAAGGGAAGGCAGTTGTTATAAATCTCTCATATTCATTGTGTCTGAAAGGCCGAACAGGAATCTGCCATTGACAATTTCCGTTACTATTAGTTAAGACAAATGCCTAGTGATTTCTTCAAAGTGATGTGAAATAAAATTCTTTGTTGTGTGCATATTAGCATCTTACAAGCATAGATcaataattttcattaaaaacttaaATGCATAAATTTGTTGGCAAATTCATGGAAATAATGAACATCATTTGTGATCAAGTGACTTTTAGGTGTAAGAGAGCACTGCAACTCAATCATACAAACTCCCCACCTAACCACTTGTGCTCGGCCATAGATGGCTGATCAACTGCTTTTTCCATGTTTGTAATCAATGTCCCAAATATCATTGTTCGCTTGTTTGTAACCATATATATGTTTTCCCTTTCATAAGCTACCCAAACTATATATCCAGTGGGTCATGCAATATATACTCAAAAAACCCAAACCTAGACACAGATTGGCAATCTTGTCCAAATTCTTTTAGTTCTTAAATTTTATGTCTTCAACCTATTTGCAATTTTGTCCACTTgatcaaaatctcaaaagtgTATTTATTGCCTAATGATACTTCTTAGAAAAAAGACCAACTTAacatttcttttccttttgctAACCCTCTACCTTTCTCTCTCCTTTCTCTCCACACCCCCCCAAAAAACACCCCTCTATTTTTGAGCCTGATGCCACAGATTAAACcctaatatatacatatatgtaaTTATGTATATTTTCTAATAACCAATACAACAACAACGAAGCCTTAATCCAAATTAATTGTCCACTTgatcaaaatctcaaaagtgTATTTATTGCCTAATGATACTTCTTAGAAAAAAGACCAACTTAacatttcttttccttttgctAACCCTCTACCTTTCTCTCTCCTTTCTCTCCACACCCCCCCAAAAAACACCCCTCTATTTTTGAGCCTGATGCCACAGATTAAACcctaatatatacatatatgtaaTTATGTATATTTTCTAATAACCAATACAACAACAATGAAGCCTTAATCCAAATTAATTGTGGTCGACTCTATGGATCCCTTTTCAATATTCAGCTTtgtaaattgttttattttttatttcaattttgacAAGATAAAAATTCAACTCAATTTTCAAATTAGGCTAAAATGGACAAAATTAAAAGGATAAGACAAAATTGCAAATCTGTAAaaagatttatttattattattatcttttggTCATCAGGCCTCAATATAAGCAACTTACAGGCCAAGAATCATAAATGCATCAACAGATCCGAAAGTATAAGGCAGGCATAATATGTTAAAGcagagaaaaaataattaccATAAAAAGAGCTTACCTGTTTTGAAAGGGACAAGCTAGTGTAGCCTAGCTTCTGATACTCGACCTTAAACTGGAAAACCCCATAGACATCAGGCACCTTGAATGATGTATGATAGAGACCCTGCGGAACACATATACAAATGATTAGAGACGCTGGTATGAATAAGGTTACAAATGATTAGAGATGCTGGTATGAATAAGGTTCCAAAATAAATGAGGGCAAAAAATGATTACCTTCTGGTCAGTTGAGAGAGTTTTCAACACATAAGGGCTCATCATATAGAACTGAACCTGAACATCATTGGCCACGTATGGTTCCCAGCTCTTTCCAGACCATTCATATATCTCAACAGAAAAATCCTGCAATCAAATAACGTTTTATGGGCAGCAGTTATTTCTCTATTCCactattaaattttcataacaTAATTCAAACAGAACAAATTGACTGGAGGCATTACCAGATCGTCTTTGATCCTATACATAGGAGGTTCATCAGCTTCCCCAACTTTGTgatgaataatattaaaagcctGGAGTCAAGAAAAAGATTAATAGCTAATAGTATGTGACACAGggcgagaaaaaaaaaaaaagttaaaattagaaCTCTACGCCAGAGAGTAACCATGATATCAATATCTAATCTCCCTTGACAAGTCAGTTATTTATTTTGCCTCAGAAAACTTTAATTCTTACATTAATAAAACAACATGATAACCTAAAAAATGTTAAATCCATCTCACCTTTAGATGACCTCTTTCATGGAAGATCCATTTGCTAAGTTCAGTCACAAACTGCTCGTTACCAGATTTTGCATATCTGTTATTAAACATAATAAGAAAATATCCATATTTGATATTCGGAAAACACAGTGGAAGGCAGAATGAAACACATGCATTTGACTGATAGTCCATGAACATGCTCAGATGACGATTCTGTAATCAAAATCAACAAGAAAGGAAGTACATCCAAATTGACGCTAAGCTGGTTAGGTCCTTCTTCCGATTTACATTGTTTGACAGTTGTTCCTAACCCCAGAGCATTTATTTACAATATCTAGCATAATAGTTATTCATCAGGGAGAAATGGAACACGTATAAACTTGGAGCACCTAAACCCTTTTAAGTATAACCAAAAAAGTTCAACCTTATATTCATCAGTTTGAGATTTTTACCAAAAGGGGGGCAAAACAAAAATCTTCTAATAAATGTCTAACACAGGTATGTACAAACACTATTGGCATGATATTAGTCCATAGTCATCCCTTGTCAAAGGCATGCCCAGGCTTCAACTTCACCCAAGCCTCACATACCTTTATTGTCCCCAGGCCAAGCTTGAATGCTTTTAGGAGTGTCTTGGTGTCTGGTGTGCACTTTAAAGGCCCGAGTATTTTTTCGTTAAACTTTTCTTAGTTGTGTTTACACTTTTGCTTGTAATATTGGACTTTTTACTTTTATCTCATAGTGATTTGGTTTTTACCATTctatttatgttaataaaatacATACAAAAGCACAGAGTCAACTTCTACAAGCGTACTAAATGCCTTGTGCCTTTGACAACTATTATGTATTCGACTAACAAGTAACAAAATTGACGGAACACAATAAAGTGGGGTAACTTCCATGTACCATGAACTGAATTAACAATTAGGTCGTCATCCTCAATCCACTGTATTATAACTATAAACACAGACTCCACAAACATATTTATCCAGTGGACAATGGTTAACTGATTTATAGAATTATCCTATAGAAGTACATATACAGTGCTCAACAGAATAGTACTTGATGGTTGTGAAGACACCATAAAATCCCACAGTAGATCCAcacaaaaaaaaatgcaaaaatatGACTtactttattttgctttcagcaTTCTGCACACCTGTTCTGAAAAACCTGAATTGTATAAAGAGGATGATACTCTGTCAATGAATAAATATTTGCTAGAGATACAATGGGCAGGGAAACATCAGAAGATAAAATACCGGTTACTAAATATATCCAAGGAGCCAGTGATCATAATTCGAGCATTGTTTCTAGCCTGCATCATGTTAACACTGTTAACACATAGAATATACTCCTCAAATTTCTTATTGTTGAATCTCAAACTATATTCATGTAATCAAACAAATAATACAGTGTCAATGTGAACAGAGAAATATTATCCATCAACCGAAAGAACATCCGACATCCAGTGGACATATTCACTATAACCACATATAAATGTTACTTCATTAGCTTTCTTCATTAAATATCTTAATTCTAGAGCTACAAAGACATGCATAACTGCACATCAACAGAATGGCCAGCAGAACCAGACATGAGAGTTTAACTATAAAAATACATAAAGCCAATCAAAAGAAATCAGCAAATGGAAACAATTATCTTAGTGGCTTCACGGTATCAACTCATGAATATAACTTTGTGTATGTCTCTCCACGTGTATATGCGCGTGGCTGGGATGGGgtcaaaggaaaagaaaagcaacTTACCTGCATTACTGAAACTAAAGAGATTGCAGATCCAGTTAGTGAAGGAGGACTTGACAACTTGGAACTAGGATTAGCTGAATATGCTGAAGATGAAGCTGAAAGGACTTTCAAGGCCTATACAAATATATCACAAACAAGCATGCACGAGCCTTAACATATGTCTGCTTTTAACTTTAGCTATATTAACAAATAACAAAGAAATAACCGAAGCCATATTTAAGCTTACCAGGCCATTGGCTGCATTTATAGAATGTGCAATACCTTTAAAAAGAACAGGGGCCTGTTTAATGTATAAGAGTAAACATTCATAATTGAACATTAAATCCTGTACAATAtgctataaaatattaaattcgtACAAGAAATGTCAGAAATGAACAGAACAATCAAATTGACCTCAATTTTAGTTTTTCCCAATATAACATCAGATTGAATGAAATCATCTGCAGCAATCAACGTGTGATCACCCTCGATCTCTGAGACTGCATAGTTTTTGTGATCAATGACCATAGCCGACGGATCCTGCGGTGTTGTATAAACTTATAAGAAAAAGGTCGAATGGGAAAATAATGATGGATAACGCATGTTCATAATAAATCCAAGTAAAATCCATGAAATCTAGACTGACTTCATCAAAATCAACCCCACATTCGGTGGCGATGCTCTTAATCAGATCGGACGCAGAAGCATCAGCGGCTACAATCAAGTCATGGCCCGAGTCAACGAAGTCAAGCACAGCCGCTAAATCCAATGCACCTCCAAATCCTGACCAAAACAAACAcaggaataaaataaaataaatgaacatCCATGAAACGAAACCAGAAATAAATCGGAATGCATGAACTTACTCTCAACCGAAGGGGAGAAGAGAACCAAGCCATCGTATAAGTACTGGCCATATCTATGCAGTATCAGCTTGGGATCGTCAGCGAGCTTGAAATCGAGATCGAATCCGCGAGACTTAAGTGAGTTGAAGAAAAGGGAGTGAGAGGATTTGAGAGAGAAGTCGTCAAGCAAGACTAGAATGCGGCGATCGGTTGGAGATTCAGGTGAGAATGAGGAGCAGAGAAAGGGAAGGAGCGAGATTGTAAGCAGTATGAAGATGGAGAGTTTCTCCATTGCCGCggctctttctctctctttctgtgTCTCGAATTCAGAAGGGTTTTGGCACAAACACACTCAACAGGGAGTTCGATTCCTTGAAAATGAGATTTGGAGTTTCGGGTCTCAACCCATGCCCATTAAGTTTTCGTCGAAACGAAACgtttttcttttctaacacgGGAAACTGAGCcttattacttttttttcttttttgtgggTATTTAGCGAAAAAGCTTCGTTAGAccggatttaaaattttatagtgtagaattataataaaactcACATTAAAACTTACAAATTCCGCCTAATAAAAATTACTCATTCTTAACGTATCCATTTTACCATGTATAAACAGATTAATTTAtttgagcagtattcggttcaaatcgaaaaaactgatcgaatcgaattgatttaaaaatttagttcgattttttatacatttcagttcgatttgatttttaattttaaaaatttcggttatttcagttcggtttgattttaataaaaaaactgaaaaaatcaaatcgaaccgattagtaataataatatattttttcaataatatagagaaattaaatcatataaagattaaaatattttaattaaattttaaaatattaaaaataaagtataaaaaataaaaaaattattaaaaatcgaaaccgatcaaatcaaaccgaatcaaactgaatcagaccgattcagttcggttcgatttctgaccaaaatcaattcgattcgatttttataaacactaaaattttaattttcaatttattcgattcgattcgattttgaaccaaaccgaccgaatgctcaccccgaCAGATGAGTTCTCCCTTCGAAAACCGAAAACAAAAggcaaaatattaaatttattcccaaattatataaaatttatttttaatttaaatttatttataaattatcattaaGTACTCAAATAAGTTAAAAAATAGTAATATCTACTCTTAAATTCTGATCCAACAAAAAGCATAACCCATATTTTAATAGCTTTAAttagactttttaaaaaaattgaatgaaaAATGAGATTCATATTTTTAACCcgttatataataaatttaatatttttatcaaataaaaaaaatactttatcaATAGGCTCAATGCTCAACGATACCGCTAAACtattatatttcataaatattttttttattgctttcaaaaataatattttttatttatatttatattaaaaatattaaattttattaaatattaaaatatattttacaaaattttttaaaaataaaataaaattataataatctatttatatgttaaaaataaataataattttaaaataattaaaaataataataaaaattatagaatgggaaaataaattttcttttattattatattcaatAAACAAAAGTAAAgcataaaataactttttttgcATCACATGGATTTgtgctatatatatatacacctaCGTACagctgtgcaatcggtcggttcgatttcgaatcgaattgaactgaaaaaatttaaaactgaattataaaaatattaaaaataaaaaatattaattataaaaatataattgaatcaaatcaaaccgataaaaatcagtttgattcgatttagttcgattcaaactaaaatttataattttttttaattttttacttttaatttcagtagaataatttaataaatatttcacataaatttatcaataaatattatctgAATACATAATGATAATACTTAAACAATCCATAAAAAtctatgtaaaatttaaaaatacatataaaatcaATATTTCACATAATAAAAGTGTGTATAAAATCGATTTTTCGATTATTTAATAtgtttaaatcgaatcgaattaaaaatcgaataagCTGGAAAATattaatcgaaccgaattgactATTTCAATTAACCGAACCATTAAACCAAAATCgatcgattcaattcaattttttaattcaaaccgATTTATGCTCTCCCCTGCACCTACTattgatataattaatataaaaaattactatataattttctcaatttttcACTTCAAAATTTGTTTTAAGATATATGATTTAATCCTTTATTATACCTTTACCCTGTGGATCTTTGACGAatgtaaattatgcaatgcttATACatggtaaaaaaatatatattttttaatttttttaaaaatttcatgcaAAATCATATAATAATCATTGGTTAATGATAGATAGGTAAAAATTAAGATCaccatattttatattattctacAGATTCTTTTATCgattttctctttctctttggtatttaattaattaaaaactatttattaatataattattttatttttaataaatttttattattaaattttacgatcaacttatataatatatttactaaatttaatatgatGGTTACTTGAATTTGaagttgaaatttaaaaaaa
Coding sequences within it:
- the LOC110630298 gene encoding dolichyl-diphosphooligosaccharide--protein glycosyltransferase 48 kDa subunit, coding for MEKLSIFILLTISLLPFLCSSFSPESPTDRRILVLLDDFSLKSSHSLFFNSLKSRGFDLDFKLADDPKLILHRYGQYLYDGLVLFSPSVERFGGALDLAAVLDFVDSGHDLIVAADASASDLIKSIATECGVDFDEDPSAMVIDHKNYAVSEIEGDHTLIAADDFIQSDVILGKTKIEAPVLFKGIAHSINAANGLALKVLSASSSAYSANPSSKLSSPPSLTGSAISLVSVMQARNNARIMITGSLDIFSNRFFRTGVQNAESKIKYAKSGNEQFVTELSKWIFHERGHLKAFNIIHHKVGEADEPPMYRIKDDLDFSVEIYEWSGKSWEPYVANDVQVQFYMMSPYVLKTLSTDQKGLYHTSFKVPDVYGVFQFKVEYQKLGYTSLSLSKQIPVRPFRHNEYERFITTAFPYYGASFATMAGFFIFSFVYLYNK